The following are encoded in a window of Halosolutus halophilus genomic DNA:
- a CDS encoding ABC transporter ATP-binding protein, with protein MTVSNRNARSDASGIADERARSAIVRLENVSHEYGSTSRGIRSREARTVTALRDVSMTVREGEIVGLRGPSGSGKSTILHAITGLLVPTEGRIELCGTDLTAVSGRERTQLRRRHVGIVFQRFHLLPSLSARANVALPLVQAGVPRSRRRARATTLLEEVGLEDRVSHLPGELSGGERQRVAIARALSTDPDVLVADEPTGELDTGTGTDVLELLTDIGRDRAVVVASHDNSTLAVADRVVTLRDGRVIEDGR; from the coding sequence GTGACAGTATCCAACCGGAATGCACGGTCGGACGCGTCCGGGATCGCCGACGAGCGTGCGCGGTCGGCGATCGTCCGCCTCGAGAACGTTTCCCACGAGTACGGATCGACCAGCCGGGGCATTCGATCGCGGGAGGCCCGAACGGTGACCGCGCTTCGTGACGTTTCGATGACCGTTCGAGAGGGCGAAATCGTCGGACTCCGGGGACCGAGCGGCAGCGGCAAGTCGACGATCCTGCACGCGATCACCGGGCTCCTGGTGCCGACCGAGGGACGGATCGAGTTGTGCGGTACCGACCTCACGGCAGTTTCGGGTCGCGAACGGACGCAGTTGCGCCGTCGGCACGTGGGGATCGTCTTCCAGCGGTTTCACCTCCTGCCGTCGCTCTCGGCCCGTGCGAACGTCGCCCTGCCGCTCGTCCAGGCGGGCGTTCCCCGATCCCGCCGACGAGCGCGGGCGACGACGCTGCTCGAGGAGGTCGGACTCGAGGACCGCGTCTCGCACCTCCCCGGCGAACTCAGCGGCGGCGAACGACAGCGCGTCGCGATCGCCAGGGCGCTGTCGACGGATCCGGACGTTCTCGTCGCCGACGAGCCCACGGGCGAACTGGACACGGGAACCGGGACGGACGTCCTCGAGTTGCTGACCGACATCGGCCGGGATCGGGCGGTCGTGGTCGCCTCGCACGACAACTCGACGCTGGCCGTCGCCGATCGGGTGGTCACGCTCCGAGACGGGAGGGTGATCGAGGATGGACGATGA
- a CDS encoding DUF7405 family protein, with the protein MTGSGPRSGSPRGLSRRAFVRTAVAIGGASALSACLGREDADVPQADLAPDERPDRQHAWNEFLATDDHGNVRPPEHHLLLGLEYVGDGPSDQERAQLEDALASVERAYRYGNDGLVSTIGYGPAYFDRFDDDLPGSVDLPEPEALAPIEDPELDGYDALVHLASDHGHVVLSAEEALTGDLDEVNDTPVEGTFGEIFEVADRRTGFIGEGLPAENQEGVTGIPDTEPVPEDAPLFMGFKSGFERNQASEDRVTIEEGPFEGGTTTHLSKIDLRLEQWYEQDSHEQRVAKMFCPAHASEDRVEGAGHNLGDASGVEGCIDDADDDARNAGIVGHAQKAGRAREDGDPIILRRDFNSTDDDRAGLHFLAHQQSIADFVKTRTAMTGSDLTAGAVGPINNNGILQYITVRRRANYLVPPRRHRALPTPIPE; encoded by the coding sequence ATGACAGGGTCAGGTCCCCGTTCCGGTTCGCCCCGGGGTCTCTCCCGGCGGGCGTTCGTCCGGACCGCCGTGGCGATCGGCGGTGCGAGTGCACTCTCGGCGTGTCTCGGACGCGAGGACGCCGACGTGCCACAGGCCGACCTCGCCCCCGACGAGCGTCCCGATCGGCAGCACGCGTGGAACGAGTTCCTCGCGACCGACGATCACGGGAACGTCCGCCCGCCGGAACACCACCTCCTGCTCGGCCTCGAGTACGTCGGGGACGGTCCGTCAGATCAGGAACGCGCCCAGCTCGAGGACGCGCTCGCGAGCGTCGAACGCGCCTACCGGTACGGCAACGACGGCCTCGTGTCGACCATCGGGTACGGACCCGCCTACTTCGACCGGTTCGACGACGACCTCCCCGGGTCGGTCGACCTCCCCGAACCCGAGGCGCTGGCCCCGATCGAGGACCCCGAACTCGACGGCTACGACGCGCTCGTTCACCTCGCCAGCGATCACGGCCACGTCGTCCTGAGCGCGGAGGAGGCGCTCACCGGCGACCTCGACGAGGTTAACGACACCCCCGTCGAGGGAACGTTCGGGGAAATATTCGAGGTGGCCGATCGCCGAACGGGGTTCATCGGGGAGGGACTTCCGGCCGAGAACCAGGAGGGTGTAACCGGCATCCCGGACACCGAACCCGTTCCGGAGGACGCGCCGCTGTTCATGGGGTTCAAGAGCGGGTTCGAGCGCAATCAGGCGAGCGAGGACCGCGTGACGATCGAGGAGGGCCCGTTCGAGGGCGGAACGACGACCCACCTCTCGAAGATCGATCTGCGACTCGAGCAGTGGTACGAACAGGACAGCCACGAGCAGCGAGTCGCCAAGATGTTCTGTCCGGCCCACGCGTCCGAGGACCGCGTCGAGGGTGCCGGCCACAACCTCGGCGACGCCAGCGGCGTCGAGGGCTGTATCGACGACGCCGATGACGACGCCCGGAACGCCGGTATCGTCGGCCACGCACAGAAGGCCGGCCGCGCACGCGAGGACGGCGATCCGATCATCCTTCGCCGGGACTTCAACTCGACCGACGACGACCGGGCGGGCCTGCACTTCCTCGCACACCAGCAATCGATCGCCGACTTCGTGAAAACCCGGACGGCGATGACCGGCAGCGATCTCACGGCGGGTGCGGTTGGTCCGATCAACAACAACGGCATTCTCCAGTACATCACGGTCCGCAGGCGGGCGAACTATCTGGTCCCGCCGCGGCGTCACCGGGCGTTACCGACTCCGATTCCGGAGTAG
- a CDS encoding SRPBCC domain-containing protein, with product MNQVEVFEEIDAPPDVVWDVLLDFESYPSWNPFIRSIEGVPVPGEQLRIRIDPPESRAFTYKPEVLAVEENWRLVWMGRLGVPFAFDGYHEFHLEPIAEGSGTRLLQRETVRGALVPLLFDRDEIARGFRAMNRALKERAEAQIVA from the coding sequence ATGAATCAGGTCGAGGTGTTCGAGGAGATCGACGCCCCGCCGGACGTCGTCTGGGACGTCCTCCTCGATTTCGAGAGCTATCCCTCGTGGAACCCGTTCATCCGGTCGATCGAGGGCGTTCCGGTGCCGGGCGAACAGCTCCGAATCCGGATCGATCCGCCGGAGTCGCGAGCGTTCACGTACAAACCGGAGGTGCTCGCCGTCGAAGAGAACTGGCGGCTCGTCTGGATGGGGCGGCTGGGCGTCCCGTTCGCCTTCGACGGCTACCACGAGTTTCACCTCGAACCGATCGCGGAGGGTTCGGGAACGCGACTCCTCCAGCGCGAAACCGTCCGCGGCGCGCTCGTCCCCCTGCTGTTCGACAGGGACGAGATCGCACGCGGATTCCGGGCGATGAACCGCGCGCTCAAGGAGCGCGCCGAGGCTCAGATCGTGGCCTGA
- a CDS encoding HAD family hydrolase, with translation MGTRMAYDAIVFDNDGVLTTPTDRDALVEAVRAAFDEVGVNDPPDEHIETLLRPDVDSLRRMAAEHDVAPHDLWSARERAAIETQLEEIRAGRKRLYDDVDAVESLATTNAIVSNNQHETIGNILDHFDLAVDVWYGREPTLTGIDRKKPTPYYLELALEDLDATNPLYVGDSWVDVEAADAAGIDSAYLWRDHARGYAEWTSSKPEHEIESLATIADLVGPTAGR, from the coding sequence ATGGGAACACGGATGGCCTACGACGCGATCGTTTTCGACAACGACGGCGTGCTGACGACACCGACGGATCGCGACGCGCTCGTCGAGGCGGTCCGCGCCGCCTTCGACGAGGTCGGCGTGAACGATCCGCCGGACGAGCACATCGAGACGCTGCTTCGTCCCGACGTGGACTCGCTCCGGCGGATGGCAGCCGAGCACGACGTCGCCCCCCACGACCTCTGGAGCGCCCGCGAACGCGCGGCGATCGAGACGCAACTCGAGGAGATTCGCGCCGGCAGGAAACGCCTGTACGACGACGTCGACGCCGTCGAATCGCTCGCCACGACGAACGCGATCGTCAGCAACAACCAGCACGAGACGATCGGGAACATCCTCGATCACTTCGACCTCGCGGTCGACGTCTGGTACGGCCGCGAGCCGACGCTCACGGGGATCGATCGCAAGAAACCGACGCCGTACTACCTCGAACTGGCACTCGAGGACCTCGACGCGACGAATCCGCTGTACGTGGGGGATAGCTGGGTCGACGTCGAGGCCGCCGACGCGGCCGGCATCGATTCGGCGTATCTCTGGCGCGATCACGCGAGGGGATACGCGGAGTGGACGTCGTCGAAGCCCGAACACGAGATCGAATCGCTCGCGACGATCGCCGACCTCGTCGGCCCTACCGCGGGTCGATAG
- a CDS encoding HTTM domain-containing protein encodes MTAAPSESTSSNGLVTLAALRAGVRSRLGIDPRALAAFRIGLALVLLFDLLVFRIPGLETFYTDGGIFPRSALAEAYPGLARLSLHAQSGSLWVQTLLVGVAVALAACLLVGYRSRLAAAGSGLLLASLHARNPYLANGGDTILVSLLVFGAFLPLDGQWSLRSRPGDRRYGVSRGDGPRILSVATATILLHVAIIYAINAILKFRSEAWMSGVAVRRILHLEDFVFLLGPTLSEYPTALTAINWLWTATLCASVLLVFATGWLRVATVLAFVAAHLGMAATIRLGAFPFVMITALLLYLPPPVWDSIDRLAAGTEVVRRPERVAPRAIEDGTGASVAGPARSPPVRRGSRLAATLLLAYFLLVANWQVGAAGLVDTPSPVDEGELERANWAFFAPNPPDAYSWYVVEAERESGPAIDLVDDTAVDFDRPPNAMARYPSTLWKRYGTKVRGAGDSPLEPVAAYFCERASDDVESVTVHRVDQPVDADGPVGEPISRDRITVSCG; translated from the coding sequence ATGACGGCCGCCCCCTCCGAATCGACGTCCAGTAACGGACTGGTGACGCTCGCAGCACTGCGAGCGGGCGTCCGATCGCGGTTGGGGATCGACCCCCGTGCCCTGGCCGCGTTCCGGATCGGGCTGGCACTCGTCCTCCTCTTCGATCTCCTCGTCTTTCGGATACCGGGTCTGGAAACGTTCTACACGGATGGGGGAATCTTCCCGCGATCGGCCCTCGCGGAGGCCTATCCCGGACTGGCGCGGTTGTCACTGCACGCCCAGTCGGGGTCGCTGTGGGTGCAAACCCTGCTGGTCGGGGTCGCCGTCGCCCTCGCCGCGTGCCTGCTCGTCGGCTACCGATCTCGACTCGCGGCGGCCGGGTCGGGGCTGCTCCTCGCGTCGCTGCACGCCCGCAACCCGTACCTGGCGAACGGAGGCGATACGATTCTCGTCTCACTGCTGGTCTTCGGAGCGTTCCTGCCGCTCGACGGGCAGTGGTCGCTGCGCAGTCGCCCCGGAGATCGTCGGTACGGTGTCTCTCGCGGCGACGGCCCTCGCATCCTTTCGGTGGCGACCGCGACGATTCTGCTGCACGTCGCGATCATCTACGCGATCAACGCGATCCTCAAGTTCCGGAGCGAGGCCTGGATGAGCGGCGTCGCGGTCCGGCGCATCCTTCACCTGGAGGACTTCGTCTTCCTGCTGGGTCCGACCCTTTCCGAGTATCCGACGGCGCTCACCGCGATCAACTGGCTCTGGACCGCGACGCTGTGCGCATCGGTTCTGCTCGTGTTCGCGACCGGGTGGCTCCGCGTTGCGACCGTCCTCGCGTTCGTCGCCGCACACCTCGGGATGGCGGCGACGATTCGTCTGGGTGCCTTTCCGTTCGTCATGATCACCGCGCTACTGTTGTACCTCCCACCGCCCGTCTGGGACTCGATCGACCGGCTCGCGGCCGGAACCGAGGTCGTCCGGCGTCCCGAGCGCGTTGCGCCGCGAGCGATCGAGGACGGCACTGGAGCGTCGGTAGCCGGTCCCGCACGCTCGCCGCCCGTTCGACGTGGAAGTCGGCTCGCCGCGACGCTGCTGCTCGCGTACTTTCTCCTCGTGGCGAACTGGCAGGTCGGGGCAGCGGGGCTCGTCGACACCCCGTCGCCGGTAGACGAAGGAGAATTGGAACGTGCGAACTGGGCATTCTTCGCACCGAACCCGCCGGACGCCTACAGCTGGTACGTCGTCGAAGCCGAACGCGAGTCCGGGCCGGCCATCGATCTCGTCGACGACACGGCGGTCGATTTCGACCGCCCGCCGAACGCCATGGCCCGGTATCCCTCCACGCTCTGGAAGCGGTACGGCACGAAAGTGCGGGGCGCGGGCGATTCCCCCCTCGAGCCGGTGGCAGCGTACTTCTGCGAGCGCGCGTCCGACGACGTCGAGTCGGTAACCGTCCATCGCGTCGACCAGCCCGTCGACGCCGACGGACCGGTCGGCGAACCGATTTCGCGCGATCGGATCACCGTTTCCTGTGGTTGA
- a CDS encoding DUF6735 family protein — MGHRALVAYRRPDHLYDLRYSHWGGEDLSLAGAITEETPLADGAVAADLLADAIARDRILAEHLDPCIHEALYVVAPAAEYAVTSSRVCWLEWGDGRDGSRGAIVEVSPGSADRDLRTWFRATKTVLGDVVEMGGLSRRAALAYLEARICEERDGTVYTYGGTIGGAGRGTGDDSRPDHWPEDDRR, encoded by the coding sequence ATGGGCCATAGAGCGCTCGTCGCCTACCGGCGACCCGACCACCTCTACGACCTGCGGTACAGCCACTGGGGTGGCGAGGACCTCTCGCTCGCCGGAGCGATCACCGAGGAGACGCCGCTGGCCGACGGCGCGGTCGCGGCCGACCTGCTCGCGGACGCGATCGCCCGCGATCGGATCCTCGCCGAGCACCTCGATCCTTGCATCCACGAGGCGCTGTACGTCGTCGCCCCCGCAGCCGAGTACGCGGTCACCTCCTCCCGCGTCTGCTGGCTCGAGTGGGGCGACGGTCGCGACGGCAGCCGGGGTGCGATCGTCGAGGTCAGTCCTGGGTCTGCCGACCGTGACCTCCGAACGTGGTTTCGCGCAACCAAGACCGTCCTGGGGGACGTCGTCGAGATGGGGGGGCTCTCGAGACGGGCCGCGCTGGCGTACCTCGAGGCCCGAATCTGTGAAGAACGGGACGGGACGGTCTACACCTACGGCGGGACGATCGGCGGCGCGGGCCGTGGCACGGGCGACGATTCAAGGCCCGACCACTGGCCCGAGGACGACCGACGGTGA
- a CDS encoding MutS-related protein has translation MRLEEYWGVGPKTRERLVEELGRERAIEAIESGDVRTLSDAGLARGRATRILRRATGGDGMEILATSDARSAYKDLLNLAVEHAVTQRAADRIRVLTPLTSREAMADRLDDVLAARDAWAALDDVDREAVLAAYERYDERDGSDHAAVEAALALLDAGVDSGPFSAIADLDRETVAEAADALAALDGDRGRVCEGADEELDRLRDALGTVEDLDANALQLIEDLRSDGVRDVEGFREAFEDLLLSETDVTIDRVRAAMPTDAADATDFVGGTLRTLRSDLTEAIDEREETVAIDFEETLAEAHDAVDQAIEAVDDIALHLSIARFALEYDCTRPVFVDGDEAAVSVVNARNLTLAAHDDGSAARAGGGREDESVQPITYGLGDHGVSSIPESVEAPPGEERVAVLTGANSGGKTTLLETLCQVVLLATMGLPVPADRAEVTPVDSLVFHRRHASFNAGVLESTLRSIVPPLSTGGRTLMLVDEFEAITEPGSAADLLHGLVTLAVDRDALAVFVTHLADDLEPLPPEARVDGIFAEGLNPDLELLVDYQPRFDTVGRSTPEFIVSRLVANAADRGERAGFETLAEAVGNDVVQRTLADARWGE, from the coding sequence ATGCGACTCGAGGAGTACTGGGGGGTCGGTCCGAAAACGCGGGAACGGCTGGTCGAGGAACTCGGCCGAGAACGAGCGATCGAGGCCATCGAGAGCGGAGACGTCCGTACCCTCTCGGACGCCGGCCTCGCTCGCGGTCGGGCGACGCGGATCCTCCGCCGGGCGACCGGCGGGGACGGAATGGAGATTCTGGCGACGAGCGACGCCCGATCGGCCTACAAGGACCTGTTGAATCTGGCGGTCGAGCACGCAGTCACGCAGCGTGCTGCCGATCGAATCCGGGTGCTCACGCCGCTCACCAGCCGCGAGGCGATGGCGGACCGCCTCGACGACGTTCTCGCGGCACGCGACGCGTGGGCGGCCCTCGACGACGTTGATCGGGAGGCCGTCCTCGCGGCGTACGAGCGCTACGACGAGCGCGACGGAAGCGACCACGCCGCCGTCGAGGCCGCGCTCGCGTTGCTCGACGCCGGGGTCGATTCCGGTCCGTTTTCCGCGATCGCCGACCTCGACCGAGAGACGGTCGCCGAGGCCGCGGACGCGCTCGCGGCTCTCGACGGCGACCGCGGGCGGGTGTGCGAGGGGGCCGACGAGGAACTCGATCGACTGCGCGACGCGCTCGGGACCGTCGAGGACCTGGACGCGAACGCCCTCCAGCTGATCGAGGACCTCCGATCGGACGGCGTCCGGGACGTCGAGGGGTTCCGCGAGGCTTTCGAGGATCTCCTCCTGAGCGAGACCGACGTGACGATCGACCGGGTTCGGGCGGCCATGCCGACCGACGCGGCCGATGCGACCGACTTCGTCGGCGGAACCCTGCGGACGCTCCGATCGGACCTCACCGAGGCGATCGACGAGCGCGAAGAGACAGTCGCGATCGATTTCGAGGAGACGCTGGCCGAGGCCCACGACGCCGTCGATCAGGCGATCGAGGCCGTCGACGACATCGCACTTCACCTCTCGATCGCCCGGTTCGCACTCGAGTACGACTGTACGCGACCGGTCTTCGTCGACGGGGACGAAGCCGCCGTTTCCGTCGTCAACGCGCGAAACCTCACGCTGGCCGCTCACGACGATGGTTCCGCGGCGCGAGCCGGAGGCGGCCGCGAGGACGAGTCCGTCCAGCCGATCACCTACGGCCTCGGCGATCACGGCGTGTCGTCGATCCCCGAGAGCGTCGAAGCGCCCCCCGGCGAGGAACGCGTCGCGGTCCTGACGGGTGCGAACAGCGGCGGGAAGACGACGCTGCTCGAGACGCTGTGTCAGGTCGTGCTGCTCGCGACGATGGGGCTGCCGGTCCCCGCCGATCGAGCCGAAGTGACCCCCGTCGATTCGCTGGTCTTCCACCGCCGGCACGCGAGTTTCAACGCGGGCGTACTCGAGTCGACGCTCCGATCGATCGTGCCGCCGCTCTCGACGGGCGGGCGCACCCTGATGCTCGTCGACGAGTTCGAGGCGATCACGGAACCCGGCAGCGCGGCGGACCTGCTGCACGGGCTGGTCACGCTCGCCGTCGATCGGGACGCGCTGGCCGTGTTCGTCACGCACCTCGCGGACGATCTGGAGCCGCTGCCGCCCGAGGCGCGGGTCGACGGCATCTTCGCGGAGGGGCTGAACCCGGACCTCGAACTGCTCGTCGACTACCAGCCCCGGTTCGACACCGTCGGACGGTCGACTCCGGAGTTCATCGTCTCGCGACTTGTCGCCAACGCGGCCGATCGGGGCGAGCGCGCGGGCTTCGAGACGCTGGCCGAGGCGGTCGGCAACGACGTCGTCCAGCGGACGCTGGCCGACGCCCGCTGGGGCGAGTGA
- a CDS encoding ribonucleotide-diphosphate reductase subunit beta, with product MSTDGTRSNLDHDRRSFRYYRNAVERHWDPHEIDLEADRAAIEDVPEDAFDGLRETLALFGAGEEAVAEDLSPLAVVLDDVADQLFVTTQLYEEAKHADFFDRYWHTVINPEEKRRGLERSSPMEDRWFNEPYDELFERNEAAMHRLLVDDTPENRALAYCHYHMAIEGILAQTGYYGVQNNFSGDYEELPRLPGLVEGFSSIRSDEGRHVGFGMWKLKTLVQDEGVDPDLVTSTVGELAQLTQQIVSYSAEDDETGVDETELVSYAAEKHGQRMDQITDASAAMPDVDELVELEP from the coding sequence ATGAGCACGGATGGCACGCGCTCGAACCTGGATCACGATCGCCGATCGTTCCGGTACTATCGCAACGCCGTCGAGCGCCACTGGGACCCCCACGAGATCGATCTCGAGGCCGACCGGGCGGCGATCGAGGACGTTCCCGAGGACGCCTTCGACGGGCTTCGCGAGACGCTCGCGCTGTTCGGGGCCGGCGAAGAAGCGGTCGCCGAGGACCTCTCCCCGCTCGCGGTCGTCCTCGACGACGTCGCCGACCAGCTGTTCGTCACGACCCAGCTCTACGAGGAGGCCAAACACGCCGACTTCTTCGATCGGTACTGGCACACCGTGATCAATCCCGAAGAGAAGCGACGCGGTCTCGAGCGATCGTCGCCGATGGAGGACCGGTGGTTCAACGAGCCCTACGACGAACTGTTCGAGCGCAACGAGGCGGCGATGCACCGACTGCTCGTCGACGACACGCCGGAGAATCGCGCGCTCGCGTACTGTCACTATCACATGGCGATCGAGGGGATCCTCGCCCAGACAGGCTACTACGGCGTTCAGAACAACTTCAGCGGGGACTACGAGGAACTCCCCCGGCTCCCGGGACTCGTCGAGGGGTTCTCGAGTATCCGGAGCGACGAGGGCCGCCACGTCGGGTTCGGGATGTGGAAACTCAAGACGCTGGTCCAAGACGAGGGGGTCGATCCCGATCTCGTCACGAGCACCGTGGGCGAACTCGCCCAGCTCACCCAGCAGATCGTGAGCTACTCCGCGGAAGACGACGAGACGGGCGTCGACGAAACCGAACTGGTGAGCTACGCCGCCGAGAAACACGGCCAGCGAATGGACCAGATCACCGACGCCAGCGCGGCGATGCCCGACGTCGACGAACTCGTCGAACTGGAACCCTAG
- the purF gene encoding amidophosphoribosyltransferase — MTEKCGVVGVSLDGRDAARPLYYALYALQHRGQESAGIITHDGFQQHSHVEMGLVGDVFDEDDLDVLNGPAGIGHVRYPTAGSVDSSCAQPFSVSFKSGSLGLSHNGNLVNADEIREELAAAGHAFTSDGDTEVIAHDLARNLLEEDLVRAVKRTMGRIHGSYALTISHDDTILGVRDPQGNRPLCIGELEDGYILASESAAIDTLDGELVRDVRPGELVVLQEDGTGFDSYQLVENEHTAHCFFEHVYFARPDSVIDETLVYEARRNLGRKLWEESGVETDVVMPVPDSGRAFASGYADAASETTPDGEPRDPDDEGVEFAEGLMKNRYVGRTFIMPTQDERERAVRLKLNPIKSTIEGKTVTVIDDSIVRGTTSTQLVQLLKDCGAEEVHVRIGAPAIVAPCYMGIDMATREELIASDKTTAEIRDAIDADSLAYLSADAVAEVLGNERVDLCLGCVTGEYPYDIEGEETDRDASRPDIGGQPLQADD; from the coding sequence ATGACCGAAAAGTGTGGCGTCGTCGGCGTCTCACTGGACGGTCGAGACGCGGCACGACCGTTGTACTACGCGCTCTACGCACTCCAGCACCGCGGTCAGGAATCCGCGGGCATCATCACCCACGACGGCTTCCAGCAGCACAGCCACGTGGAGATGGGGCTCGTGGGCGACGTCTTCGACGAGGACGACCTCGACGTGCTCAACGGTCCGGCCGGAATCGGCCACGTCAGGTATCCGACGGCCGGGTCGGTCGATTCCTCCTGCGCCCAGCCCTTTTCCGTCTCGTTCAAGAGCGGGTCGCTCGGCCTCTCGCACAACGGGAACCTCGTCAACGCCGACGAGATCCGCGAGGAACTCGCCGCCGCGGGCCACGCCTTCACCAGCGACGGCGACACCGAGGTCATCGCCCACGACCTCGCGCGGAACCTGCTCGAAGAGGACCTCGTTCGGGCCGTCAAACGGACGATGGGACGCATCCACGGCTCCTACGCGCTGACGATCAGCCACGACGATACGATCCTTGGCGTGCGCGACCCGCAGGGCAATCGCCCGCTCTGTATCGGGGAACTCGAGGACGGCTACATCCTCGCCTCCGAGTCGGCCGCGATCGACACCCTCGACGGGGAACTCGTCCGGGACGTCCGGCCGGGTGAACTGGTCGTCCTGCAGGAAGACGGCACGGGGTTCGACTCCTACCAGCTGGTCGAGAACGAGCACACGGCTCACTGTTTCTTCGAACACGTCTACTTCGCCCGCCCGGACAGCGTCATCGACGAGACGCTCGTCTACGAGGCGCGCCGAAACCTGGGGCGCAAGCTCTGGGAGGAAAGCGGCGTCGAGACCGACGTCGTGATGCCGGTCCCCGACTCCGGGCGCGCGTTCGCCTCGGGCTACGCCGACGCCGCGAGCGAGACGACCCCCGACGGCGAGCCTCGCGACCCGGACGACGAGGGCGTCGAGTTCGCCGAGGGGCTGATGAAGAACCGCTACGTCGGGCGGACGTTCATCATGCCAACCCAGGACGAGCGCGAGCGCGCGGTGCGGCTAAAGCTCAACCCGATCAAGTCCACGATCGAAGGGAAGACCGTGACGGTCATCGACGACTCGATCGTCCGCGGAACCACCTCGACCCAGCTAGTCCAGCTTCTCAAGGACTGTGGCGCCGAGGAGGTTCACGTTCGCATCGGCGCGCCGGCGATCGTCGCCCCGTGTTACATGGGGATCGACATGGCCACCCGCGAGGAACTGATCGCGTCGGACAAGACGACCGCCGAGATCCGCGACGCGATCGACGCCGACAGCCTCGCCTACCTCTCGGCCGACGCCGTGGCCGAGGTCCTCGGGAACGAGCGAGTGGACCTCTGTCTGGGCTGTGTCACGGGGGAGTATCCCTACGACATAGAAGGCGAAGAGACCGATCGAGACGCGAGTCGGCCCGATATCGGCGGCCAACCGCTCCAGGCGGACGACTGA
- a CDS encoding DUF420 domain-containing protein: MEYVPRERVRPLAAVLSVVSLAIVFAAAGGRIPSSTVPTAPEWVLELIPHVNVVISAIAIGTITIGWRAIRRGRVDRHRLAMLTSFGLFVVFLTLYLYRLVATGGPQPFPGPESVYQFVYLPVLAIHIFLAIVCIPLLYYALLLAAAYPIDDLRRTSHARVGRIAASLWLISFSLGIVVYLLLHGVY; this comes from the coding sequence ATGGAATACGTTCCCCGAGAGCGCGTCCGGCCCCTCGCTGCGGTCCTGAGCGTCGTCTCGCTCGCGATCGTCTTCGCGGCGGCCGGCGGTCGAATCCCGTCCTCGACGGTGCCGACCGCACCCGAATGGGTCCTCGAACTGATTCCGCACGTCAACGTCGTCATCAGCGCGATCGCGATCGGAACGATCACGATCGGCTGGCGGGCGATCCGCCGCGGCCGGGTCGACAGACATCGACTCGCGATGCTGACCTCCTTCGGGCTCTTCGTGGTATTTCTCACGCTCTATCTCTACCGACTGGTCGCGACCGGCGGCCCGCAACCGTTTCCCGGCCCCGAATCCGTCTATCAGTTCGTCTACCTGCCGGTGCTGGCGATCCACATCTTCCTCGCGATCGTCTGCATCCCCCTGCTCTACTACGCGCTGTTGCTCGCCGCGGCCTACCCGATCGACGATCTCCGGCGAACCAGCCACGCCCGCGTCGGCCGGATCGCGGCGAGCCTGTGGCTGATCTCGTTCTCGCTGGGGATCGTGGTCTATCTCCTGTTGCACGGCGTGTACTGA
- a CDS encoding HalOD1 output domain-containing protein → MQTGIQGGNDGSGTWDEPATGVVMMVADAKDVDPIDLDSLFEVVDPDALNALVSRSEGTVQIEFEYEGYVITVRSDGHIHIE, encoded by the coding sequence ATGCAGACTGGCATCCAAGGAGGGAATGACGGATCGGGGACTTGGGACGAACCTGCGACGGGAGTCGTCATGATGGTCGCGGATGCGAAAGATGTTGATCCGATTGACCTTGACTCACTTTTCGAGGTCGTCGATCCGGACGCGCTTAACGCATTGGTCTCGCGCTCTGAAGGAACGGTTCAAATTGAATTCGAGTACGAGGGATACGTGATCACTGTGCGAAGTGACGGTCACATTCACATCGAATAA
- a CDS encoding PLDc N-terminal domain-containing protein, which produces MVPTIILQGSGGGAAALIFLLFLFAFIALTVWVYVDAESNSNHPAFLWALVVFMAPLLGLVLYFLLGRNVR; this is translated from the coding sequence ATGGTCCCTACCATTATCCTGCAAGGGAGTGGCGGTGGCGCAGCGGCATTGATTTTTTTGCTTTTCTTGTTCGCCTTCATTGCCCTGACTGTGTGGGTGTATGTAGACGCGGAAAGTAACAGCAACCACCCGGCGTTTTTGTGGGCGCTCGTCGTCTTTATGGCCCCATTGCTAGGACTCGTCTTGTATTTCCTGCTCGGGAGAAACGTCCGATAG